The following proteins are co-located in the Lagenorhynchus albirostris chromosome 4, mLagAlb1.1, whole genome shotgun sequence genome:
- the TACC3 gene encoding transforming acidic coiled-coil-containing protein 3 isoform X1 — protein sequence MSLHVFSDENVTGDKSTENCDFLFSPLELTGRSSVLRLSQKENVPPKSTAKAMKVTFQTPLRDPQTHRILSPSTGSKLEACFALGDTVGLENCHQVWTQKENQQFTKETDTRTTNGILQKPAVADANPASEDMRPASDDRHRSGPSSAPQACLDPASSSQMPESVETPEASPGQTSGSPEPTQEEHVHPHSLGESATSTSTILEDPPGMASQDRTEDPLRATGENSSGLPAPSAGAASAPGTHPGGARGAEPLVDLPSEAPAGPVEAGGATFPSPQKEEAEGQTADSLRSEPVRLEFDFSDGTIKGPPPLRKRGKTPALRPPSRRPEARQEKEEKALVEAGEGPDPPPCGSNSLDRDKLDDPDCNPTGGDGEARPPEHPKSGPATEASSPSRQVPLASADDTPALQTSAGTAEAAGEEGTTDASGASAPTSSPGSEPPTVPTDPTPATPRGPEPGPDLSGEHFWDPAEVLGTGAEVDYLEQFGASSFKESALRKQSLYLKFDPLLQDSPRGPAPVAPEPSSPSDSRGGQPDRPHGPCVPNIDPVALGESLGRPLRTQTACVFSSGLSARGTDAHSSGSPPEAQLLDLDFAGAPDVPTLGPAPCDLGPRAPLLPVGPIVDVLQYSQKDLDTAVGATQKENEALRVRCTALQEKILEMGKIMDAFEGTVYQAMEEAQKQKELAKAEIQKVLRDRDQLTADLHSTEKSFSDLFKRFEKQKEVIEGYRTNEESLKKCVEDYIGRIEKEGQRYQALKAHAEEKLQLANEEITQVRSKAQAEALALQAVLRKEQMRVHSLEKVVEQKTKENDELTRICDDLISKMERI from the exons ATGAGTCTGCACGTCTTCAGTGACGAAAATGTCACTGGTGACAAAAGTACAGAAAACTGCGACTTCCTGTTTTCACCACTGGAACTTACCGGAAGATCATCTGTTCTCCGTCTGTCACAGAAAGAAAACGTACCACCTAAGAGCACAGCCAAAGCTATGAAG GTTACTTTTCAGACACCTCTGCGGGATCCGCAGACACACAGGATTTTAAGTCCCAGCACGGGCAGCAAGCTTGAAGCTTGCTTTGCTCTGGGCGACACCGTTGGATTAGAAAACTGTCATCAAGTCTGGACCCAGAAAGAGAA CCAACAGTTCACCAAGGAAACAGACACTAGAACGACCAATGGAATTCTCCAGAAACCAGCAGTGGCCGATGCCAACCCCGCTTCAGAGGACATGAGACCAGCCTCTGACGACAGGCATCGCAGCGGGCCCTCCTCGGCTCCCCAGGCCTGCCTGGATCCTGCAAGCTCTTCCCAGATGCCCGAAAGTGTTGAAACCCCAGAGGCATCTCCGGGACAAACGTCAGGCAGCCCTGAGCCCACCCAGGAAGAACACGTCCATCCTCATTCCTTAGGGGAAAGTGCTACCTCTACCTCCACAATTCTAGAAGACCCTCCCGGGATGGCATCCCAGGACAGAACAGAGGACCCACTGAGAGCCACAGGAGAAAACTCGAGCGGGCTCCCTGCGCCCTCTGCCGGGGCCGCTTCAGCTCCTGGTACCCACCCCGGCGGAGCCCGCGGAGCAGAGCCCCTCGTGGACCTGCCTAGCGAGGCCCCAGCTGGCCCCGTGGAGGCTGGAGGTGCCACGTTCCCCAGTCCTCAGAAGGAGGAGGCCGAAGGGCAAACGGCCGACTCTTTGAGGAGTGAGCCCGTAAGGCTGGAATTTGACTTTTCTGACGGCACCATCAAAGGGCCGCCCCCACTGAGGAAACGAGGGAAGACCCCGGCTCTCAGACCTCCCTCGAGGAGACCAGAGGCGAggcaggaaaaggaggaaaaggcccTCGTGGAGGCGGGCGAGGGTCCCGATCCCCCTCCCTGCGGGTCCAACAGCCTGGACCGGGACAAGCTGGACGACCCAGACTGTAACCCCACCGGAGGTGACGGAGAGGCCCGGCCCCCAGAGCACCCCAAGAGCGGGCCGGCCACAGAGGCCTCGTCTCCAAGCCG GCAGGTGCCCTTGGCCTCGGCGGATGACACACCGGCGTTGCAGACCTCGGCAGGGACCGCAGAAGCGGCGGGCGAG GAAGGGACCACAGACGCTTCGGGGGCATCGGCTCCAACCAGCAGCCCGGGCAGCGAGCCACCAACCGTGCCCACTGACCCCACACCCGCAACCCCCCGGGGGCCGGAGCCCGGCCCGGACCTGAGTGGGGAGCACTTCTGGGACCCCGCCGAGG TTCTAGGCACGGGGGCCGAGGTGGATTACCTGGAGCAGTTCGGGGCGTCCTCG TTTAAGGAGTCGGCCCTGAGGAAGCAGTCCTTGTACCTTAAGTTTGACCCACTGCTGCAGGACAGCCCCCGGGGGCCGGCGCCTGTGGCCCCGGAGCCCAGCAG CCCCTCCGACAGCAGAGGTGGGCAGCCTGATAGGCCGCATGGCCCATGTGTCCCGAATATTGACCCCGTGGCCCTGGGGGAGAGTCTGGGCCGACCCCTACGCACGCAGACAGCATGCGTGTTCTCTTCTGGTCTCAGTGCACGGGGCACAGACGCGCATTCCTCGGGAAGCCCCCCGGAGGCGCAGCTGCTGGACCTGGACTTTGCAGGAGCCCCGGACGTTCCC ACGCTCGGCCCAGCTCCTTGTGACCTCGGACCCAGGGCTCCGCTGCTGCCCGTGGGGCCCATTGTGGACGTGCTGCAGTACAGCCAGAAGGACCTGGACACTGCG GTTGGGGCGACACAGAAGGAGAACGAGGCGCTTAGGGTCAGGTGCACGGCGCTGCAGGAAAAGATCCTGGAGATGGG GAAAATCATGGACGCGTTTGAGGGGACCGTGTACCAGGCGATGG AGGAGGCTCAGAAACAGAAGGAGCTTGCCAAAGCCGAGATCCAGAAGGTTCTGAGGGACAGAGACCAGCTGACTGCAGACCTGCACTCCACGGAGAAGTCGTTCTCCGACCTCTTCAAGCGGTTTGAGAAACAGAAGGAAGTGATCGAAGGCTACCGCACG AATGAAGAGTCGCTGAAGAAGTGTGTTGAGGATTACATAGGCAGGATCGAGAAGGAGGGCCAGAGGTACCAGGCGCTGAAGGCCCACGCGGAGGAGAAGCTCCAGCT GGCGAACGAGGAGATCACCCAGGTCCGGAGCAAGGCCCAAGCGGAGGCCCTGGCGCTGCAGGCAGTCCTGAGGAAGGAGCAGATGCGCGTCCACTCGCTGGAGAAGGTCGTTGAGCAGAAG ACTAAAGAAAACGATGAACTGACCAGAATCTGTGACGACCTCATTTCCAAGATGGAGAGAATCTGA
- the TACC3 gene encoding transforming acidic coiled-coil-containing protein 3 isoform X2 — protein MSLHVFSDENVTGDKSTENCDFLFSPLELTGRSSVLRLSQKENVPPKSTAKAMKVTFQTPLRDPQTHRILSPSTGSKLEACFALGDTVGLENCHQVWTQKENQQFTKETDTRTTNGILQKPAVADANPASEDMRPASDDRHRSGPSSAPQACLDPASSSQMPESVETPEASPGQTSGSPEPTQEEHVHPHSLGESATSTSTILEDPPGMASQDRTEDPLRATGENSSGLPAPSAGAASAPGTHPGGARGAEPLVDLPSEAPAGPVEAGGATFPSPQKEEAEGQTADSLRSEPVRLEFDFSDGTIKGPPPLRKRGKTPALRPPSRRPEARQEKEEKALVEAGEGPDPPPCGSNSLDRDKLDDPDCNPTGGDGEARPPEHPKSGPATEASSPSRQVPLASADDTPALQTSAGTAEAAGEEGTTDASGASAPTSSPGSEPPTVPTDPTPATPRGPEPGPDLSGEHFWDPAEVLGTGAEVDYLEQFGASSFKESALRKQSLYLKFDPLLQDSPRGPAPVAPEPSSARGTDAHSSGSPPEAQLLDLDFAGAPDVPTLGPAPCDLGPRAPLLPVGPIVDVLQYSQKDLDTAVGATQKENEALRVRCTALQEKILEMGKIMDAFEGTVYQAMEEAQKQKELAKAEIQKVLRDRDQLTADLHSTEKSFSDLFKRFEKQKEVIEGYRTNEESLKKCVEDYIGRIEKEGQRYQALKAHAEEKLQLANEEITQVRSKAQAEALALQAVLRKEQMRVHSLEKVVEQKTKENDELTRICDDLISKMERI, from the exons ATGAGTCTGCACGTCTTCAGTGACGAAAATGTCACTGGTGACAAAAGTACAGAAAACTGCGACTTCCTGTTTTCACCACTGGAACTTACCGGAAGATCATCTGTTCTCCGTCTGTCACAGAAAGAAAACGTACCACCTAAGAGCACAGCCAAAGCTATGAAG GTTACTTTTCAGACACCTCTGCGGGATCCGCAGACACACAGGATTTTAAGTCCCAGCACGGGCAGCAAGCTTGAAGCTTGCTTTGCTCTGGGCGACACCGTTGGATTAGAAAACTGTCATCAAGTCTGGACCCAGAAAGAGAA CCAACAGTTCACCAAGGAAACAGACACTAGAACGACCAATGGAATTCTCCAGAAACCAGCAGTGGCCGATGCCAACCCCGCTTCAGAGGACATGAGACCAGCCTCTGACGACAGGCATCGCAGCGGGCCCTCCTCGGCTCCCCAGGCCTGCCTGGATCCTGCAAGCTCTTCCCAGATGCCCGAAAGTGTTGAAACCCCAGAGGCATCTCCGGGACAAACGTCAGGCAGCCCTGAGCCCACCCAGGAAGAACACGTCCATCCTCATTCCTTAGGGGAAAGTGCTACCTCTACCTCCACAATTCTAGAAGACCCTCCCGGGATGGCATCCCAGGACAGAACAGAGGACCCACTGAGAGCCACAGGAGAAAACTCGAGCGGGCTCCCTGCGCCCTCTGCCGGGGCCGCTTCAGCTCCTGGTACCCACCCCGGCGGAGCCCGCGGAGCAGAGCCCCTCGTGGACCTGCCTAGCGAGGCCCCAGCTGGCCCCGTGGAGGCTGGAGGTGCCACGTTCCCCAGTCCTCAGAAGGAGGAGGCCGAAGGGCAAACGGCCGACTCTTTGAGGAGTGAGCCCGTAAGGCTGGAATTTGACTTTTCTGACGGCACCATCAAAGGGCCGCCCCCACTGAGGAAACGAGGGAAGACCCCGGCTCTCAGACCTCCCTCGAGGAGACCAGAGGCGAggcaggaaaaggaggaaaaggcccTCGTGGAGGCGGGCGAGGGTCCCGATCCCCCTCCCTGCGGGTCCAACAGCCTGGACCGGGACAAGCTGGACGACCCAGACTGTAACCCCACCGGAGGTGACGGAGAGGCCCGGCCCCCAGAGCACCCCAAGAGCGGGCCGGCCACAGAGGCCTCGTCTCCAAGCCG GCAGGTGCCCTTGGCCTCGGCGGATGACACACCGGCGTTGCAGACCTCGGCAGGGACCGCAGAAGCGGCGGGCGAG GAAGGGACCACAGACGCTTCGGGGGCATCGGCTCCAACCAGCAGCCCGGGCAGCGAGCCACCAACCGTGCCCACTGACCCCACACCCGCAACCCCCCGGGGGCCGGAGCCCGGCCCGGACCTGAGTGGGGAGCACTTCTGGGACCCCGCCGAGG TTCTAGGCACGGGGGCCGAGGTGGATTACCTGGAGCAGTTCGGGGCGTCCTCG TTTAAGGAGTCGGCCCTGAGGAAGCAGTCCTTGTACCTTAAGTTTGACCCACTGCTGCAGGACAGCCCCCGGGGGCCGGCGCCTGTGGCCCCGGAGCCCAGCAG TGCACGGGGCACAGACGCGCATTCCTCGGGAAGCCCCCCGGAGGCGCAGCTGCTGGACCTGGACTTTGCAGGAGCCCCGGACGTTCCC ACGCTCGGCCCAGCTCCTTGTGACCTCGGACCCAGGGCTCCGCTGCTGCCCGTGGGGCCCATTGTGGACGTGCTGCAGTACAGCCAGAAGGACCTGGACACTGCG GTTGGGGCGACACAGAAGGAGAACGAGGCGCTTAGGGTCAGGTGCACGGCGCTGCAGGAAAAGATCCTGGAGATGGG GAAAATCATGGACGCGTTTGAGGGGACCGTGTACCAGGCGATGG AGGAGGCTCAGAAACAGAAGGAGCTTGCCAAAGCCGAGATCCAGAAGGTTCTGAGGGACAGAGACCAGCTGACTGCAGACCTGCACTCCACGGAGAAGTCGTTCTCCGACCTCTTCAAGCGGTTTGAGAAACAGAAGGAAGTGATCGAAGGCTACCGCACG AATGAAGAGTCGCTGAAGAAGTGTGTTGAGGATTACATAGGCAGGATCGAGAAGGAGGGCCAGAGGTACCAGGCGCTGAAGGCCCACGCGGAGGAGAAGCTCCAGCT GGCGAACGAGGAGATCACCCAGGTCCGGAGCAAGGCCCAAGCGGAGGCCCTGGCGCTGCAGGCAGTCCTGAGGAAGGAGCAGATGCGCGTCCACTCGCTGGAGAAGGTCGTTGAGCAGAAG ACTAAAGAAAACGATGAACTGACCAGAATCTGTGACGACCTCATTTCCAAGATGGAGAGAATCTGA
- the TMEM129 gene encoding E3 ubiquitin-protein ligase TM129 isoform X1, translating into MDSPEVTFTLAYVVFAVCFVFTPTEFHSAGLTVQNLLSGWLGSEDAAFVPYHLRRTAATLLCHSLLPLGYYVGMCFAASEKRLYSPSQAPETWRGFLLLALTLPTIACTLIYYWSRDRWAHHPLARTLAHYALPQSGWRAVASSVDTEFRRIDKFATGAPGARVIVTDTWVMKVTTYRVRVAQQQDVHLTVTESQQHDLSPDSNLPVQLLTIRVASANPAVPAFDIRLNSTEYGELCEKLRAPIRSAANVVIHQSLGDLFLETFASLVEVNPAYSVPSSQDLEACIGCMQTRASVRLVKTCQEADEGECQQCCCRPMWCLTCMGKWFASRQDPQRPDTWLASRVPCPTCRARFCILDVCAVR; encoded by the exons ATGGACAGCCCCGAGGTCACTTTCACGCTGGCCTACGTGGTGTTCGCCGTGTGCTTCGTGTTCACCCCCACCGAGTTCCACTCGGCCGGGCTCACGGTGCAGAACCTGCTGTCGGGCTGGCTGGGCAGCGAGGACGCCGCCTTCGTGCCCTACCACCTGCGCCGCACGGCCGCCACGCTGCTGTGCCACTCGCTGTTGCCGCTAG GCTACTACGTGGGCATGTGCTTCGCAGCCTCAGAAAAGCGGCTCTACTCCCCCAGCCAGGCCCCGGAGACCTGGCGGGGCTTCCTCCTGCTGGCATTGACACTGCCCACCATCGCCTGCACCCTGATCTACTACTGGTCCCGGGACCGGTGGGCCCACCACCCACTGGCCCGCACCCTGGCCCACTATGCCCTCCCGCAGTCAGGCTGGCGGGCCGTCGCTTCCTCCGTGGACACCGAGTTCCGGCGGATCGACAAGTTTGCCACGGGGGCGCCGGGTGCCCGTGTGATTGTGACAGACACGTGGGTGATGAAGGTGACCACGTACCGTGTGCGCGTGGCCCAGCAGCAGGACGTGCACCTGACCGTGACGGAGTCCCAGCAGCACGACCTCTCCCCAGACTCGAACCTGCCCGTGCAGCTGCTTACCATCCGCGTGGCCAGTGCCAACCCTGCCGTGCCGGCCTTCGACATCCG GCTGAATTCCACGGAGTATGGTGAGCTGTGTGAGAAGCTCCGGGCGCCCATCCGCAGCGCAGCCAACGTGGTCATCCACCAGAGCTTGGGCGACCTGTTCCTGGAGACCTTCGCCTCCCTGGTGGAGGTCAACCCGGCCTACTCGGTCCCCAGCAGCCAg GACCTGGAGGCGTGCATCGGCTGCATGCAGACCCGGGCCAGCGTGAGGCTGGTGAAGACCTGCCAGGAGGCGGACGAGGGCGAGTGTCAGCAGTGCTGTTGCCGCCCCATGTGGTGTCTCACCTGCATGGGCAAGTGGTTCGCCAGCCGCCAGGACCCGCAGCGCCCCGACACCTGGCTGGCCAGCCGTGTGCCCTGCCCCACCTGCCGCGCGCGCTTCTGCATCCTGGATGTATGTGCTGTGCGCTGA
- the TMEM129 gene encoding E3 ubiquitin-protein ligase TM129 isoform X2, whose product MDSPEVTFTLAYVVFAVCFVFTPTEFHSAGLTVQNLLSGWLGSEDAAFVPYHLRRTAATLLCHSLLPLGYYVGMCFAASEKRLYSPSQAPETWRGFLLLALTLPTIACTLIYYWSRDRWAHHPLARTLAHYALPQSGWRAVASSVDTEFRRIDKFATGAPGARVIVTDTWVMKVTTYRVRVAQQQDVHLTVTESQQHDLSPDSNLPVQLLTIRVASANPAVPAFDIRTWRRASAACRPGPA is encoded by the exons ATGGACAGCCCCGAGGTCACTTTCACGCTGGCCTACGTGGTGTTCGCCGTGTGCTTCGTGTTCACCCCCACCGAGTTCCACTCGGCCGGGCTCACGGTGCAGAACCTGCTGTCGGGCTGGCTGGGCAGCGAGGACGCCGCCTTCGTGCCCTACCACCTGCGCCGCACGGCCGCCACGCTGCTGTGCCACTCGCTGTTGCCGCTAG GCTACTACGTGGGCATGTGCTTCGCAGCCTCAGAAAAGCGGCTCTACTCCCCCAGCCAGGCCCCGGAGACCTGGCGGGGCTTCCTCCTGCTGGCATTGACACTGCCCACCATCGCCTGCACCCTGATCTACTACTGGTCCCGGGACCGGTGGGCCCACCACCCACTGGCCCGCACCCTGGCCCACTATGCCCTCCCGCAGTCAGGCTGGCGGGCCGTCGCTTCCTCCGTGGACACCGAGTTCCGGCGGATCGACAAGTTTGCCACGGGGGCGCCGGGTGCCCGTGTGATTGTGACAGACACGTGGGTGATGAAGGTGACCACGTACCGTGTGCGCGTGGCCCAGCAGCAGGACGTGCACCTGACCGTGACGGAGTCCCAGCAGCACGACCTCTCCCCAGACTCGAACCTGCCCGTGCAGCTGCTTACCATCCGCGTGGCCAGTGCCAACCCTGCCGTGCCGGCCTTCGACATCCG GACCTGGAGGCGTGCATCGGCTGCATGCAGACCCGGGCCAGCGTGA